The Streptomyces sp. NBC_01775 genome includes a region encoding these proteins:
- a CDS encoding DNA polymerase III subunit delta', whose product MAVWDELVGQERAARQLGAASRDADAFVTAEATERGSARLSGSAMTHAWLFTGPPGAGRAQAARAFAAALQCVSPDRALGGEPGCGFCEGCHTALLGTHADVEVVRTDLLTIGVKETRDLVRRAQMSPAGGRWQVIVLEDAHRLTEGAGNVLLKAVEEPAPRTVWLLCAPSTEDVLPTIRSRCRHLALRTPPVDAVADLLMRRDGIEPGMAAFAARATQGHIDRARKLATDERARARRAAVLKLPARVDDVGQALRAAQELLDAATEDAKQVAEDFDVKETEELRAALGGSEGKRMPRGTAGAMKELEDKQKRRATRTQRDSLDLALTDLTSFYRDVLARQLGSSVALSHDEAVESIDRIAAASRPEQTLRRIEAVLDCRRALDRNVAPLLAVESMTMTLRAG is encoded by the coding sequence ATGGCGGTCTGGGACGAGCTGGTGGGGCAGGAGCGGGCGGCGAGGCAGCTGGGTGCTGCCTCCCGCGACGCTGACGCGTTCGTGACGGCGGAAGCCACGGAGCGCGGCTCCGCCCGGCTGTCCGGGTCGGCCATGACCCACGCGTGGCTGTTCACCGGCCCACCGGGCGCCGGGCGGGCCCAGGCCGCACGCGCGTTCGCCGCCGCGCTCCAGTGCGTGAGCCCCGACCGCGCGCTGGGCGGCGAGCCCGGCTGCGGATTCTGCGAGGGCTGTCACACGGCGCTGCTGGGCACCCACGCCGATGTCGAGGTCGTCCGCACCGACCTGCTCACCATCGGCGTCAAGGAGACCCGCGACCTCGTGCGCAGGGCACAGATGTCGCCTGCCGGCGGGCGCTGGCAGGTGATCGTGCTGGAGGACGCCCACCGCCTCACCGAGGGCGCGGGCAACGTCCTGCTGAAGGCGGTCGAAGAACCGGCGCCGCGCACCGTATGGCTGCTGTGCGCCCCCTCCACGGAAGACGTGCTGCCCACCATCCGGTCGCGCTGCCGCCACCTGGCGCTGCGTACGCCCCCCGTGGACGCGGTCGCTGATCTGCTGATGCGGCGGGACGGGATCGAGCCGGGCATGGCCGCGTTCGCCGCCCGCGCCACCCAGGGCCACATCGACCGGGCCCGCAAGCTGGCCACCGACGAGCGGGCCCGTGCCAGACGCGCGGCCGTGCTGAAGCTGCCCGCCCGGGTGGACGACGTGGGACAGGCGCTGCGCGCGGCCCAGGAGCTGCTGGACGCCGCCACCGAGGACGCCAAGCAGGTCGCCGAGGATTTCGACGTCAAGGAGACCGAGGAGCTGCGGGCGGCCCTCGGAGGGTCCGAGGGCAAGCGGATGCCGCGCGGCACGGCCGGGGCGATGAAGGAGCTGGAGGACAAGCAGAAGCGCCGTGCGACGCGTACCCAGCGCGACTCCCTCGACCTGGCGCTGACCGACCTGACGAGCTTCTACCGCGACGTGCTGGCACGGCAGTTGGGCTCCTCGGTGGCTCTTTCCCACGACGAGGCGGTCGAGTCCATCGACCGGATCGCCGCCGCCTCCCGCCCCGAGCAGACGCTGCGCCGTATCGAGGCGGTGCTGGACTGCCGGCGCGCGCTGGACCGCAATGTCGCGCCGCTGCTGGCGGTGGAGTCGATGACGATGACACTGAGAGCGGGCTGA
- a CDS encoding tyrosine-type recombinase/integrase produces MSPRKPNMESSIYLGSDGWWHGRVTMGVKNDGSPDRRHRRAKTEPEVKRKVKELERLRDEGRAPKAGRKPTVEQWLTTYLTTIASLKLKPRSLDDYWSKARNDIVPGVGQHRIDKLRPEHLERMYADMLEEGHAPSHVVKVHRILSRALKIAHRRRIISENVATLVDPPSVDETEANPFTMAEAKAFLLAAAKRPTSLRWIVGVGMGFRQGECLGLRWKYVDLEAELFHPRWQLQRLTWRHGCPDPHACGTRLHRFEPCPEKCTVHKHYTRGCPPPCSEDCTRHASVCPERKGGGLVFTRPKTKKSREPVPIPPPFIPHLAAQREAQQEAREAAGELWEEHDAVFARPDGRPFDPRADWEEFKELLEESGISDRRLYDGSRHTAGTILNELGVDMPTIMEILRHTQISQTRRYVKGRSELSKEAMRRMGDAFLPPPRATSETKTETGQTRAERAKRRRRIR; encoded by the coding sequence GTGAGCCCTCGTAAGCCGAACATGGAGTCGTCCATCTACCTGGGCAGTGACGGGTGGTGGCACGGCCGCGTCACGATGGGCGTGAAGAACGACGGGAGTCCGGACCGCCGGCATCGTCGGGCGAAGACCGAACCGGAAGTCAAGCGCAAGGTCAAGGAGCTGGAACGGCTCCGGGACGAGGGTCGGGCGCCGAAGGCCGGGCGGAAGCCCACCGTTGAGCAGTGGCTGACGACGTACCTCACCACCATCGCGAGCCTGAAACTCAAGCCGCGCTCCCTGGATGACTACTGGTCGAAGGCCCGAAACGACATCGTCCCCGGGGTTGGTCAGCACCGTATCGACAAGCTCCGGCCGGAGCACTTGGAGCGGATGTACGCCGACATGCTCGAAGAGGGTCACGCGCCCTCCCACGTGGTGAAGGTCCATCGCATCCTGTCGCGGGCACTGAAGATCGCTCACCGTCGTCGGATCATCTCGGAGAACGTGGCCACCCTGGTCGATCCGCCATCCGTCGATGAGACCGAGGCGAACCCCTTCACCATGGCGGAAGCCAAGGCGTTCCTACTGGCTGCCGCGAAGCGCCCGACCTCCCTCCGCTGGATCGTCGGCGTGGGCATGGGGTTCCGCCAAGGGGAATGCCTGGGGCTGCGCTGGAAGTACGTTGACCTCGAAGCCGAGTTGTTCCACCCGCGATGGCAGCTCCAGCGCCTCACCTGGCGCCACGGCTGTCCCGACCCGCACGCCTGCGGGACCCGCCTGCACCGCTTCGAACCGTGCCCTGAGAAGTGCACAGTCCACAAGCACTACACGCGCGGCTGTCCCCCGCCGTGCTCGGAGGACTGCACCCGGCACGCGAGCGTCTGCCCGGAGCGCAAAGGTGGCGGGCTCGTCTTCACGCGGCCCAAGACGAAGAAGAGCCGTGAGCCCGTGCCGATCCCTCCCCCGTTCATCCCCCACCTGGCCGCCCAACGTGAGGCCCAGCAGGAAGCGCGCGAGGCAGCCGGTGAGCTGTGGGAGGAGCACGACGCGGTGTTCGCCCGGCCGGACGGTCGCCCCTTCGACCCCCGAGCGGACTGGGAGGAGTTCAAGGAGCTGTTGGAGGAGTCGGGCATCAGCGACCGTCGGCTCTACGACGGGAGCCGCCACACGGCCGGCACGATCCTGAACGAACTGGGGGTGGACATGCCCACGATCATGGAGATCCTGCGGCACACCCAGATCAGCCAGACGCGGCGGTACGTCAAGGGTCGGTCGGAACTGTCGAAGGAGGCCATGCGGCGTATGGGGGACGCTTTCCTGCCCCCGCCCCGGGCCACGTCTGAGACCAAAACTGAGACTGGGCAGACCCGCGCGGAGCGAGCGAAGCGCCGCCGTCGCATCCGCTGA
- a CDS encoding alpha/beta hydrolase, with translation MDHTRLLSGPRAALSLLGALTAGVLLISGCTSGDSPDQPRSMASASSSRAGEPAAPPLKPLSERVPDELRPYYDQKLAWHNCGPGGFQCAKLRVPVDYEHPKDGPKDEIRLAVTRTKPGKGKGKGGSLQVNPGGPGGSAVDYVQQSAGLAYPAKVRERYSLVGMDPRGVGRSRPVECLSDKQMDQYTRVDQTPDDDGETEKLTASYEKFAKGCEKRTGKLLGHVSTVEAARDMDVLRAALGDKKLHYVGASYGTYLGATYAGLFPQNSGRLVLDGALDPSLSSRRVNREQTAGFEGAFRAFARDCVKKSGCPLGKGGVKEAGKKMSAFFERVDRKPLKTGSKRTLTESQATTGVIRAMYDEGSWPMLREALAAGKKGDGAQLLALSDDYYERGPDGVYSNIMFANPAVNCLDIPSAFSDADEVREALPSFEKVSPVFGRGFAWAALNCGSWPHKATGEPHRIAADGADPIVVVGTTRDPATPYRWARGLAGQLSSARLLSYDGDGHTAYQRGSDCVNGAVDAYLVGGKPPKDGTTCR, from the coding sequence ATGGACCACACACGCCTGCTGAGTGGCCCGCGTGCCGCGCTCTCCTTGCTCGGTGCGCTCACCGCGGGCGTGCTGTTGATCTCCGGCTGTACGAGCGGGGATTCGCCCGACCAGCCGCGCTCGATGGCGTCGGCGAGCAGCAGCAGAGCGGGGGAGCCCGCCGCTCCGCCGCTCAAGCCGCTGTCCGAGCGCGTCCCGGATGAGCTGCGGCCGTACTACGACCAGAAGCTCGCCTGGCACAACTGCGGCCCCGGCGGCTTCCAGTGCGCGAAGCTGCGGGTGCCCGTCGACTACGAGCATCCGAAGGACGGGCCCAAGGACGAGATCCGGCTGGCCGTGACCCGTACGAAGCCTGGCAAGGGTAAGGGCAAGGGCGGCTCTTTGCAGGTCAACCCGGGCGGCCCCGGGGGCTCCGCGGTCGACTACGTCCAGCAGTCGGCGGGGCTCGCCTATCCGGCGAAGGTGCGCGAGCGCTATTCGCTCGTCGGGATGGACCCGCGCGGGGTCGGCCGCAGCCGGCCCGTCGAGTGCCTGAGCGACAAGCAGATGGACCAGTACACCCGCGTCGACCAGACGCCCGACGACGACGGCGAGACGGAGAAACTCACCGCCTCGTACGAGAAGTTCGCCAAGGGCTGCGAGAAGCGCACGGGCAAGCTGCTCGGGCACGTCTCGACCGTCGAGGCGGCCCGCGACATGGATGTCCTGCGCGCGGCGCTCGGCGACAAGAAGCTGCACTACGTCGGCGCCTCCTACGGCACCTACCTCGGCGCGACGTACGCGGGCCTGTTCCCGCAGAACTCCGGCCGCCTCGTGCTGGACGGCGCGCTGGACCCCTCGCTCTCCTCGCGCCGCGTCAACCGCGAACAGACGGCCGGTTTCGAGGGCGCCTTCCGGGCTTTCGCCCGCGACTGCGTCAAGAAGTCCGGCTGCCCGCTGGGCAAGGGCGGCGTCAAGGAGGCGGGGAAGAAGATGAGCGCCTTCTTCGAGCGGGTGGACCGCAAGCCGCTGAAGACCGGCTCCAAGCGCACGCTCACCGAGTCGCAGGCGACCACCGGCGTGATCCGCGCGATGTACGACGAGGGCTCCTGGCCCATGCTGCGCGAGGCCCTCGCGGCGGGCAAGAAGGGCGACGGCGCCCAGCTGCTGGCCCTGTCGGACGACTACTACGAGCGCGGCCCCGACGGCGTCTACAGCAACATCATGTTCGCCAACCCCGCTGTGAACTGCCTCGACATCCCGTCGGCCTTCTCCGATGCCGACGAGGTGCGCGAGGCCCTGCCGTCCTTCGAGAAAGTCAGCCCCGTCTTCGGCCGCGGCTTCGCCTGGGCGGCGCTGAACTGCGGCTCCTGGCCGCACAAGGCCACCGGTGAACCGCACCGCATCGCCGCGGACGGCGCCGACCCGATCGTGGTGGTCGGCACCACCCGGGATCCGGCGACCCCCTACCGCTGGGCCCGGGGCCTGGCCGGCCAGCTCTCCTCGGCCCGCCTGCTCTCCTACGACGGCGACGGCCACACGGCGTACCAGCGCGGCAGCGACTGCGTGAACGGCGCCGTGGACGCCTACCTCGTCGGCGGCAAGCCCCCCAAGGACGGCACAACCTGCCGCTGA
- a CDS encoding bifunctional DNA primase/polymerase, which translates to MSAPTTCNLALLAWALDAVRRGWHVIPLRPGDKRPAGHADKYCPGTGRCAGGHHTPEQRATTDVDLLAAAWSHQPYNVGVAAGPSGLLVVDLDTLKATDEEGAPDGATALLALCERAGQPYPTTFQVRTPSGGEHLYFTQPPGVALHSTAGRLAKRIDTRGWGGYVVAPGSTTPDGTYTVLEDRPPTPLPGWLHGALTPPRRPAPTPAGPPASGGGGGYAAAALRGEAANVAGAADGSRNATLLRAARALGRLVASGDLSRVEVEEALSGAAAGNATQPQRYYDDVIRRGLDWSITHNPASGRRAA; encoded by the coding sequence GCTGGCACGTCATCCCCCTGCGGCCCGGTGACAAGCGGCCCGCCGGCCACGCCGACAAGTACTGCCCCGGCACCGGCCGCTGCGCCGGCGGGCACCACACACCCGAGCAGCGCGCCACCACCGACGTGGATCTGCTGGCGGCTGCGTGGTCCCACCAGCCCTACAACGTAGGCGTCGCCGCGGGCCCGTCCGGACTGCTGGTGGTGGACCTGGACACGCTCAAGGCGACAGACGAAGAAGGAGCGCCTGACGGCGCAACCGCTCTTCTGGCGCTCTGCGAGCGCGCCGGACAGCCCTACCCGACCACGTTCCAGGTGCGGACCCCGAGCGGAGGGGAGCACCTGTACTTCACCCAGCCGCCCGGCGTCGCACTGCATTCCACTGCGGGGCGCCTGGCGAAGCGGATCGACACCCGCGGGTGGGGCGGCTACGTCGTCGCCCCCGGCAGCACCACCCCCGACGGCACCTACACCGTCCTGGAGGACCGTCCGCCCACACCGCTGCCCGGCTGGCTGCACGGCGCACTCACACCACCCCGTCGGCCCGCACCGACCCCGGCCGGGCCCCCCGCCAGTGGTGGCGGTGGCGGATATGCAGCGGCAGCGCTGCGGGGTGAGGCCGCCAACGTGGCCGGCGCCGCAGACGGCAGCCGCAACGCCACCCTGCTACGGGCCGCGCGGGCACTGGGACGGCTGGTCGCATCCGGCGACCTGAGCAGGGTCGAGGTTGAGGAGGCTCTTAGTGGGGCGGCGGCGGGCAACGCAACACAGCCGCAGCGCTACTACGACGACGTGATCCGACGCGGCCTGGACTGGTCCATCACCCACAACCCGGCATCCGGGAGGCGGGCCGCATGA
- the tmk gene encoding dTMP kinase, which translates to MKSQSPTAPDDSLAAESREGAVSALLRFPPLRRLWSAQFTSGIGDMLALLVLLLLAMQAAAVRGVAGDPVFGGEYRGMALVVASVFGLRLLSTLLFGAVLLGPVAALVNSGQDKKKILDRRWTMFGADVLRALALVVAPLWIDWTPGSAFPVLLVTVFVTGAAERLSTVTRDSTAPALLPAAPPESAAVRGLPDHHDALRRLWLRSGFVALPVAAALLVVVTLISNLLGTGIDWFGAHQSALASYVAAGLFAAAASVVYFLELPDAAGPRPRSPLEGLRRPKTDSGTDKGRTGAVPLLVLAGAAVAGAIAAAVALAPLHAADLGGGPVAFGLLTLMLTGGTGAGIRLAPLTLPALSRRRLLALVIGLTGIALLAAGLVSDTATVIALTLLSGLGAGISANTLHTLLDQETEDPRRPRTTEHLQAAVRLSLAVTAVVAPVVAALVGPHRVENGAFVFDHGGASFTLMLVGALLLPVGALLLGRTDDRQGVPLRRDLLEAFGGGQATRSPAGSGFFLVLEGGDGAGKSTQVEALAEWIRGKGHEVVVTKEPGSTPVGKRLRSILLDVSSTGLSHRAEALLYAADRAEHVDTVVKPALERGAVVISDRYVDSSVAYQGAGRDLSPTEVARISRWATAGLVPHLTVLLDVAPETARERFTEAPDRLESEPVEFHERVRSGFLTLAAADPARYLVVDGDQEPEAVTTVVRHRLDQVLPLSEAEKKAQEEARKKAEEEARRKAEEEAARKAEEERQERERKEQLEKLRREEEERKRREAELERQREEARRAEEARKQAEEARRKAEEDRARREAEQRAHEEEQERLRQRAAEEARLRAEAEERRLERQRKAEEALLRAEEARAATRAAHSMRKDETAAAGPAAASASASESGAVSGSGSGSGSAGAVAPDAAPSPDGTEADTAQIPQVTPDAPESAPEDAPSAALPDGTEADTAQIPQASPPASSASSAFGHNDETTVLPQVSDHEETTVLPQVDEAGEGSSDRTRELPQVDEGGRPRPSWAEETPLDDVPTLADELLGRHEDDDPEKGRKRDR; encoded by the coding sequence ATGAAGTCTCAGTCCCCTACCGCCCCCGATGACTCCCTGGCCGCGGAATCCCGCGAGGGCGCCGTCAGCGCGCTGTTGCGTTTCCCGCCGCTGCGGCGGCTGTGGAGCGCCCAGTTCACCAGCGGGATCGGCGACATGCTGGCCCTGCTGGTGCTGTTGCTGTTGGCCATGCAGGCGGCGGCCGTACGCGGTGTGGCGGGGGACCCGGTCTTCGGCGGCGAGTACCGGGGGATGGCCCTTGTCGTCGCGTCGGTCTTCGGGCTCAGGCTGTTGTCCACGCTCCTGTTCGGAGCGGTGCTCCTGGGCCCCGTGGCCGCGCTCGTCAACTCCGGCCAGGACAAGAAGAAAATCCTGGACCGGCGCTGGACGATGTTCGGCGCCGATGTGCTGCGCGCGCTGGCGCTGGTCGTCGCGCCGCTGTGGATCGACTGGACACCAGGCAGCGCCTTCCCCGTCTTGCTGGTCACCGTCTTCGTGACGGGCGCCGCCGAGCGGCTCTCGACCGTCACGCGGGACAGCACGGCGCCCGCGCTGCTCCCGGCGGCCCCGCCGGAGAGCGCCGCTGTGCGCGGGCTGCCCGACCACCACGACGCGCTGCGCAGGCTGTGGCTGCGCTCCGGCTTCGTCGCGCTGCCGGTCGCCGCAGCGCTGCTGGTCGTCGTCACGCTGATCAGCAACCTGCTGGGCACGGGCATCGACTGGTTCGGCGCCCACCAAAGCGCTCTCGCTTCGTACGTCGCCGCCGGGCTCTTCGCCGCCGCGGCCTCGGTCGTCTATTTCCTCGAGCTGCCGGACGCGGCCGGCCCGCGCCCCCGCTCCCCGCTGGAGGGGCTGCGCAGGCCCAAGACCGACAGCGGCACCGACAAGGGCCGCACCGGCGCCGTTCCGCTGCTGGTGCTCGCGGGCGCCGCGGTCGCCGGTGCCATCGCCGCCGCCGTGGCGCTCGCCCCGCTGCACGCCGCCGACCTGGGCGGGGGCCCCGTCGCCTTCGGGCTGCTGACGCTCATGCTGACCGGCGGCACCGGCGCGGGTATCCGGCTGGCACCCCTCACGCTGCCCGCGCTCTCCCGGCGCAGGCTGCTCGCGCTCGTCATCGGGCTCACCGGCATCGCGCTGCTGGCCGCCGGGCTCGTTTCGGACACCGCCACCGTGATCGCGCTGACGCTGCTGTCCGGGCTCGGCGCCGGCATCTCGGCCAACACCCTGCACACCCTGCTCGACCAGGAGACCGAGGACCCCCGCCGGCCCCGCACCACCGAGCACCTCCAGGCGGCCGTACGGCTGTCGCTGGCGGTTACCGCGGTGGTCGCACCCGTGGTGGCCGCCCTCGTCGGGCCGCACCGCGTGGAGAACGGCGCCTTCGTCTTCGACCACGGCGGCGCGTCCTTCACGCTCATGCTCGTCGGCGCGCTGCTGCTGCCGGTCGGCGCGCTGCTGCTGGGGCGTACGGACGACCGGCAGGGCGTGCCGCTGCGCCGCGACCTGCTGGAGGCGTTCGGCGGCGGCCAGGCCACCCGGTCCCCGGCCGGGTCCGGCTTCTTCCTCGTCCTCGAAGGGGGCGACGGCGCGGGCAAGTCCACCCAGGTCGAGGCTCTCGCCGAGTGGATCAGGGGCAAGGGCCACGAGGTCGTCGTCACCAAGGAGCCCGGCTCCACGCCCGTAGGCAAGCGGTTGCGCTCCATCCTGCTCGATGTGTCCTCGACCGGGCTCTCGCACCGTGCCGAGGCGCTGCTGTACGCGGCCGACCGGGCCGAGCACGTCGACACGGTGGTCAAGCCCGCGCTGGAGCGCGGCGCCGTGGTCATCTCCGACCGCTACGTCGACTCCTCCGTCGCCTACCAGGGCGCGGGGCGCGACCTGTCGCCGACCGAGGTCGCCCGTATCTCCCGCTGGGCCACCGCCGGCCTCGTCCCGCACCTGACCGTGCTGCTGGACGTGGCGCCGGAGACCGCGCGGGAACGGTTCACCGAGGCGCCGGACCGGCTGGAGTCCGAGCCCGTCGAGTTCCACGAGCGGGTGCGCTCCGGATTCTTGACCCTCGCCGCCGCAGACCCGGCCCGCTACCTCGTCGTCGACGGCGACCAGGAGCCCGAGGCCGTCACCACCGTCGTACGCCACCGCCTCGACCAGGTGCTGCCGCTTTCCGAGGCCGAGAAGAAGGCCCAGGAAGAGGCCCGCAAGAAGGCCGAGGAAGAAGCCCGTCGCAAGGCTGAGGAAGAGGCGGCGCGCAAGGCCGAGGAAGAGCGCCAGGAGCGCGAGCGCAAGGAACAGCTGGAGAAGCTGCGCCGCGAGGAGGAGGAGCGCAAGCGCCGCGAGGCCGAGTTGGAGCGTCAGCGCGAGGAGGCGCGGCGCGCCGAGGAGGCCAGGAAGCAGGCCGAGGAGGCCCGCCGCAAGGCCGAGGAGGACCGCGCGCGGCGCGAGGCGGAGCAGCGCGCCCACGAGGAGGAGCAGGAGCGGCTGCGCCAGCGTGCCGCCGAGGAGGCGCGGCTGCGCGCCGAGGCGGAGGAGCGGCGGCTGGAGCGCCAGCGCAAGGCCGAGGAGGCGCTGCTGCGGGCCGAGGAGGCCCGCGCTGCGACTCGGGCGGCGCACTCCATGCGGAAGGACGAGACGGCGGCTGCGGGTCCGGCTGCTGCTTCGGCTTCGGCTTCGGAGTCGGGTGCCGTTTCGGGTTCGGGCTCGGGGTCGGGTTCGGCGGGTGCTGTCGCACCGGATGCTGCGCCATCTCCCGACGGGACCGAGGCGGACACCGCGCAGATTCCGCAGGTCACCCCCGATGCCCCGGAAAGTGCACCGGAGGATGCGCCGTCGGCCGCTTTGCCCGACGGCACGGAGGCGGACACCGCGCAGATCCCGCAGGCGTCGCCCCCCGCGTCCTCTGCGTCCTCCGCGTTTGGCCACAACGACGAGACCACCGTCTTGCCGCAGGTCTCCGACCACGAGGAGACCACGGTCCTGCCACAGGTCGACGAGGCCGGCGAGGGCAGCAGCGACCGCACGCGGGAGCTGCCGCAGGTGGACGAGGGCGGACGCCCCCGCCCCTCCTGGGCGGAGGAGACCCCGCTGGACGATGTGCCCACGCTCGCCGACGAGTTGCTCGGCCGGCACGAGGACGACGATCCCGAGAAAGGCCGCAAGCGGGACCGATAG
- a CDS encoding DUF3631 domain-containing protein, with amino-acid sequence MSEHIDGAALLDEVERFHRRFNVFPTEAAYVATTLWDGHAHLMDAFDGTARLAFLSPEPGSGKSRALEIVETLTPRAATTVNASANALFRLVESDGGTPTLLFDEIDTVFGPKAGDNEPVRGFLNSGYRRGGKSLRCVGDGSNQSAEWFSSFCAVAMAGLGSLPDTILTRSIIIRMRKRAPNEKIEPYRRRTHEPQGHALRNRLAEWADTIRDDIADAWPEMPEGVSDRPADVWEPLLAVADAAGGHWPERGRAACVELIAAASENDKASIGVRLLTDLRDTVFCGADRMPTAVILECLLSMDDAPWADLDDKPLNSRTLAKLLGQYVTPANKPIRPRGIRTASGTPKGYHAEDLQDAWTRYCPPSPGETATAATSATPQVSEGESVADPLPGVRNTSEEADTRTLRIVG; translated from the coding sequence ATGAGCGAGCACATCGACGGCGCCGCACTGCTCGATGAAGTCGAGCGCTTCCACCGCCGCTTCAACGTCTTCCCAACCGAGGCCGCCTACGTCGCCACGACCTTGTGGGACGGCCACGCGCACCTCATGGACGCGTTCGACGGCACCGCCCGCCTGGCCTTCCTCTCCCCCGAACCCGGGTCCGGGAAGTCCCGCGCACTGGAGATCGTGGAAACCCTCACCCCCCGGGCCGCGACCACAGTCAACGCCTCCGCCAACGCCCTCTTCCGGCTGGTCGAGTCCGATGGCGGCACCCCCACGCTCCTCTTCGATGAGATCGACACCGTGTTCGGCCCCAAGGCGGGCGACAACGAGCCCGTACGCGGCTTCCTCAACTCCGGCTACCGACGCGGCGGCAAGTCCCTGCGCTGCGTCGGAGACGGCTCCAACCAGAGCGCCGAATGGTTCAGCAGCTTCTGCGCCGTCGCCATGGCCGGACTCGGCTCCCTCCCCGACACAATCCTGACCCGCTCGATCATCATCCGCATGCGCAAGCGCGCCCCCAACGAGAAGATCGAGCCTTACCGCCGGCGCACCCACGAACCCCAGGGTCACGCGCTGCGCAACCGGCTTGCCGAGTGGGCCGACACCATCCGCGACGACATCGCCGACGCCTGGCCAGAGATGCCCGAAGGGGTCTCCGACCGGCCCGCCGACGTGTGGGAACCGCTCCTCGCCGTGGCCGACGCGGCTGGCGGGCACTGGCCCGAGCGTGGCCGCGCCGCCTGCGTGGAGCTGATCGCCGCCGCCTCGGAGAACGACAAGGCCAGCATCGGCGTCCGCCTGCTGACCGACCTGCGCGACACGGTGTTCTGCGGCGCGGACCGCATGCCCACCGCCGTCATCCTCGAATGCCTTCTGAGCATGGACGACGCGCCCTGGGCCGACCTGGACGACAAGCCCCTCAACTCCCGCACCCTGGCCAAGCTGCTCGGCCAGTACGTCACCCCCGCCAACAAGCCGATCCGGCCCCGGGGCATCCGGACCGCCTCCGGCACCCCGAAGGGCTACCACGCGGAAGACCTTCAGGATGCCTGGACCCGCTACTGCCCCCCTTCCCCCGGAGAGACCGCAACAGCCGCAACGTCCGCCACACCGCAGGTCAGCGAGGGTGAAAGCGTGGCGGATCCCCTCCCCGGCGTCCGCAACACGTCCGAGGAAGCCGACACACGCACGCTCCGCATCGTCGGCTGA
- a CDS encoding helix-turn-helix domain-containing protein: MSATMTAPADRLLYKPEDAAEVLSIGRSFVYELMAAGELEYVELSRRCRRIKRAALEQYVAKLPPQTH; encoded by the coding sequence ATGAGCGCCACCATGACCGCACCCGCTGACCGCCTGCTCTACAAGCCGGAGGACGCCGCCGAAGTCCTGAGCATCGGCCGCTCCTTCGTCTACGAGCTGATGGCGGCGGGAGAGCTGGAATACGTCGAACTGAGCCGCCGCTGCCGGCGCATCAAGCGCGCCGCACTGGAGCAGTACGTCGCCAAGCTGCCCCCACAGACCCACTGA